CGAATGACAACATATCAAGTCAAAGAAGAGTTGTCGTCTTTTTATTATACCTTTCGACATACATATATTACCCTCGACAAAGCGTTAAACTTGAGACTGTTTGAGCTCCTCTGTCATATAGAAGTTTTCCAACTTGCCTAACCGTAATCCCTGTCGTATACACATCATCAACGAGTAAAATGTGTTGCCCAGTGAACATCTCTTCCCCTTGAAAGTAAAAAGGATTTATTCCTGAAATCCGTTCTTTACGCTTTTTCTTACTTTGTTTTTCCGTTTCTTTTCTACTTAACGATGTACAGGGCATCAGAACTGACAAACAAGATGCCAATAACTCCGCTTGATTGAATCCCCGTTCGTATTCACGCTCTTTACTAAGTGGAATAGGAATAACCACTTCATAATTTGAAAAATGTTTTTGAAAAGAAGCCATAAATGGCATACGAAAAATACGTACAAGCTCCGCATCCCCACGAAATTTGAACTGTGCTAATATTTCCTTCATTCCATCATTGTACACATACAAAGATCGATTTCTAACAGTCTGAAACACTCCATCTTCTTCCCATCTCACACAATCCCTACAAATACTCCCTATTCTATATTCAGCAGTAAGCAAAGCCAAAGGTCGGCCACATTCATTGCAAGTTTCTCCTATAATATAGGAAAGTTTCCGTTCACACCTCTCGCATATACACTTTGTTTGAGAATGAAGAAAAAAAGAACACCAAGTAACAGCACATGAAATATAATCATCACAAAGAAGACAATACATTAATCTATTAATCCTTGTCGCTTTGCCTTTTTATTCATACTTTGAATATGCTTTTTTGCCCGAATCATCGCTTCTGTTTTTCCATAATGGAAATAGAGAATATCCCCATCTGGATTTTCAAAACTTCGACCAACCCGGCCCGCAATTTGAACGAGAGCACTCTCAGAAAATATAGCTTCTTCTGCCCCTAACACAGCCACTTGTAAATTCTTCACCGTTACACCACGCTCCAAAATAGTTGTTGTAACTAATAAAGGAATCTCTCCTTTTCGAAAAGCAGCTACTTTTTCTTTTCTCTGCGAATCTTCCGCATGGACACCTTCAATTCGATTATCCAATTGTTTTAATAACGAGCTTATTTCATCTACATATCGTATGTGGGGGACAAATAGAAAGATAGGATATTGTTTATTTAAAAACCTCTTTAACCATTGTAGTAAAATACGAGGAATTCTTTTACGCATCAGGAGTTTCTTCCAATTTCCACACCAGCGAAAAGTTGGAACCGGTAAAGGGTGCCTATGATAACGACCTGAAATAATGACACCTTTTTGCTTGCCACTTTGTAAATTCCGTTTCCATTTCTCTTCTGGGGTTGCAGTTAAGTAAATACGAGCTGCTTTTTTCTTCGTTGCTTGCTCTACTGCATAATGCAGCATTTTATCTGCGGCATATGGAAAAGCGTCGATTTCGTCCAAAATCATGACATCAAACGCCCTATAATAACGAAGCAACTGATGCGTTGTTGATATGATCAAGCTTGCCTCCTTTTCACGATTCAAACTCCCACCATATAAGGCTGCAACTAATATATTCGGAAAAACACTTTGCAGCCGCGGAGCTAATTCAAGTACAACATCAGTCCTAGGCGTTGCGATACAAACTCGCTCCCCTTTTCTAAGTGCTTCTTCAATTCCATAAAAAAGCATCTCTGTCTTCCCAGCACCGCACACAGCCCAAATAAAAAAGGATTCTTTCTTCTTTATAGCTTCCACTACGCCACATGCGGCTATATTTTGACCTGGTGATAATTCCCCTTTCCAGTTCAATGGATTAGAAGTACATTCTCCTTTTATTTCGGAAAGACCACGAACAAGTATGGTACATTCACTAACCCTTCCCATCGTTATACACTTCCGGCAGTAAGCACATACCTCATTACATCTTTTGCATAAAAATGACGCGAATAACCGCTGCTCTATATTCCCGCAACGCTGACATATATATTTTGAAGATTTTTTCGCAACACCTTTTACGCAAACCACCTCTCCCTTCCTCTCTAAATCATCTAATTCCCTCTTTAATAGCGTAAGTTCTTCGAATAGCATTTGCCTTCCTGCCAGCATCATATGGCACCTCCACCCCTACTATATCCTCTTCTCTTTCTCTCGTAAAAAATCAAAAAAGCCGATAACCTACTTATAAAATAGTAAGCTATCGACTTTATACACATGTTTTATTTAATTACAAATCTTATAATCTACCGTAACCTAAGAAATGTTGTTGATTGTAAGGACTATTTACACTACCAGTAGTAACACCCGTTCTTTCATCAGAGGCGTGAATCATTTGACCGCCACCGATGTAAATTCCAACGTGAGATACGCCTGCTCTGTAAGTACCTTGTAAGAAGATAAGATCTCCTGGTTTTGCTTCAGATGCACTGATTTTTTGAACAGATCCCCATAAAGAAGATGTTGTTTGATGTCCTAAACCATAAACATAAGAAACTAATCCACTACAGTCAAAACCACCATTTGATGGTGAAGAACTACCCCATACATACTTCATACCAAGTAAACTTCTAGCTTTTTCAACTACACCCATATTTCCGTCAATTTCAACAGTTGGTGTTGTCTTTTTAGGCTCTTCTTTTTTAGGCTCTTCTTTTTTAGGCTCTTCTTTTTTAACTTCTTCTTTTTTAACTTGTCCACCGTTGTTTGCTGAAGCGGCTGGTTGAGCTGGTGCCGTTTGTACTTGTTGCTGAGCTTGTTCTGCTTGCTTTTGAGCAGCAGCTTCTTGTGCAGCTTTTTCTTGCGCTTCTTTTTCAGATAATTGTTGTAAGTATAACGCTTGTTGCTCAAGCTCTTTCAATTGACCTTCCGTACTTGTCATTGTACTTACAACTGTATCCATTTTGCCGCTTAAATCGTTTACTGCTGCTTGTTTTTTCACTTTTTCAGTATCAAGCTCTTGCTTTGCAGTTTCGATCTTAGTTTGGGCTTCTTTTAATTCTTTTTGTTTCGCTTTTACCGTTTCAACATCTTTTTTCACAGTCGCTTGATCTTCTTGTTGTGTTTTCATGATATCTTCATCAGATTCAAGAATTTTAGACATAGACGTTAAACGATCTACTAGGTCAGCAATGTTTTTAGAATTTACAAGAACTTCTGTTACAACGTTCGTATTTGGTTGTTCTTGAAGTGCAACTAAACGCTTTCTTAGTAATTCTTCACGCTTTGCGATTTTCGTTTGTAAATCTGCAATACTTTTGTTTTTCGTCTCAATTAATTGCTCTGTCTCTGCAACTTTTTTCATTGTTTCATCAAGTTTTGCAGCATTTTCCTGAACAGACTTATCTAAACCTTGAACAGTTTTATTTAATTCGTTCATTTGTTTTTGAAGTTCATCACGTTCTTGTTGTTGTTTATGTAAAGTGTCGTTTTGTGCGTTAATTTGTGATTTTACATCAGTAATTTTATCTTCTGCAAATGCACTTGGTGTTAGTCCTGAAAACATCAATCCCGCAACTAATGCGCAAGATGCCATTTTTAGCTTTTTCATTTTATTTTTACACCGCTTTCTTTTTTCTTTTTCCGTATATAATCTATTAAAATTTATACCATAATTCGGGGGATTTTTTTCCAATGTTACGCTTTTGTAAAATAAATGTAATATTTTATTTGTGATTTATGAAGAAAACGTTCTAATTTTGTATGTATTTGTAGAATCTTAAGAGCAACACACTATTTTTTCATACAAATGTCATCTGCTTGTTACATAAAAAAACGCAAGGAAATTCCCCTTGCGTTTTTAAATATTCACAGCATACAATCCGATTTAAAAACTAGGTTTAGTTTACCCATTTCTCAGCCCAATTTTGGACTTCGTTCATAACACTTTCCAAAGCTTTCCCTTTATCCGTTAGTCCATACTCGATTCTAACAGGGACTTCAGGGTAAACATCGCGTACAACAATACCTTCGCCCTCTAATTCTTTTAGGCGTTCCGACAACATACGATCGCTCATATTAGGAATAATATCTGCGATTTCTCTAAAACGTTTCGGCTCTTCTAACAGAGATTTAATAATTAAACCTGTCCACTTCTTACTAAGTAGTGTGAAAGCCGATTCAAACTTTGGACATAAACAAGAATTATGCTCCATATGTTTCACCTCTCCTATATTATAAAATAGTTTCTTGTAAAAAGTAAGTAATAAAACTTTCCTCATCATTAAAGATTACGTACATTTTACCATTTCCAAATATTAACTTGTCAAATCGATATAGCAATCCGTAAAAAAACCCTCTTCAAAAAGAGAGCCTTTACATCTTTATTATTTTGTATACCAACCTAGACCAAGTGAACCTTCACCTAAATGCGTACCAATTACAGCTCCGAAATAACTAATACGGATTGTAACATGAGGGTATTCCTCCTCTAGTTCTTGCTGCCATTCTTTCGCTTCCTCTTCACGGTTTGCATGAATAATGACAGCCTCCATTGGTACACCCTTACTTGCCTGTTCATCAAAAATTTCAACGATGCGCTTAATTGCTTTTTTACGTGTACGAATTTTTTCAAACGGAATAATTATTTTGTCTCTAAAATATAAAACCGGCTTCACTTGTAATAAACTACCGATAAAAGCCTGTGCGCTGTTTAGGCGTCCACCACGTTGCAGGTGATGTAAATCATCCACAACGAAATAGGCATCCATGGTTTGTTTCATTTCATCAAATCGTGCCAAAATTTCTTCCGGTGACTTTCCTTCACTTGCTAATTTTGCGCCCTCACGTACAAAAAAACCTTGCACTTCACAACTAATTTCAGAATCATACGTATACACTTCAATTCCGTCTGCCATCTGTCCAGCTGTTGTAGCTGTTTGGTATGTACCGCTTATCCCACTTGAAAGGTGAATACTAATAACGGCATCATATTCTTTCCCTAATTCTTCAAATAACTCTACAAATTTTCCGATCGCTGGCTGAGAAGTTTTAGGAAGCTCTTCTTGTTCACGCACTTTCACATAAAAATCATCCGCTGTAATTTCAGCTTCTTCTTGATAAGATTCCGTTCCAAAAACTACGTTTAATGGAATCATATATATATTTAGTTCATCACGAATATGCTTCGGTATATATGCTGTACTATCAGTAACAATAGCTGTTTTCATTTTCGTACCTACCTTATAAAAAAGTTTTTATTTCCTAATTTTACACGAAAACTAGAAAAGGTGCATCAATACATGAAAATGCCAGTTTAAAACTATAACCATTATCTCGACAGATTTCAACAAAAACATAAAATACTCCTCAAAAAATTTAACATATTTGTAAAAAATGTTTGAATCTAAAAACGCCCCATTTTACAATGTAAAGTACTAGTCAGTTTGAAAGATAGGGGCGTATACCATTGCTATTACAATATTTAACAATAAAGAGCTGCGGTGAGAACGAAATTGTCATTCAAAAATCAAAATTTATTTGCTATATTAGCCGAGCGACAACGGAAGAAGAGGCACAAGAATTTATACAAAAAATTAAAAAGCAGCACTGGAATGCAACACATAACTGCTCTGCATATTTAATTGGTGAACAAGATCAAATTCAAAAAGCAAATGATGATGGTGAGCCGAGTGGTACAGCTGGTGTACCAATGTTAGAAGTATTAAAAAAACGCGGGCTAAAAGATACTGTCGTTGTTGTCACGCGTTATTTCGGTGGTATTAAACTTGGTGCCGGCGGATTAATTCGTGCATACGGAAAATGTACAAGCGAGGGGGTTAATCACGTAGGTGTTGTTGAACGAAAACTAATGCGCGTTATGCAAACAGAGATTGATTATACTTTGCTCGGCAAAGTCGAAAATGAATTACGCAACTCAGAATATGCCATAAAAGATATACATTACCTCGAAAATGTAACATTTGATACTTATGTAGAAGAAGACAAAAAACAGCTTTTCATAAATTGGATGATTGAATTAACAAATGGGAAATGTACAATTGAAGAAGGCGATATGTTGTATTTAGAACACGACGTAATACAATAAACTACACTTCTCATTTAGACAAATGGTTATTCACCTTAACCTTTAAAAGCTTAAGGTGGTAAAGTAACAGGCTACAGGCTAAAAGGAGATTATACATGGAAGAACGTTATTATCATCTCCAAAAAAGAAGAATTAAAAAGAAACGAAGACGTAAACTTTTCATCTTTCTTATTTTCGCATTCTTATTTGGTAGTGTAGGACTTTACATGTTGAATTCATATTCTTCTCTCATGGAGATGTATAGTGGCTTTACACGTGATAAGTCCAAATTACGTACAGAAGAAGTTCAAATTGCAAAAGAACCTTTTACAATCCTTATTATGGGTATTGAAGATTATGCAACAGATGGACAAAACGGTCGAACAGATTCGCTTATGTTCGCAACAGTTAATCCGATATCTCAAAAGGTTTCAATTATGAGTATTCCACGCGACTCTCGGGTCGATATTGTAGGAAAAAATAAACAAGACAAAATTAATGCTGCTCATGCTTATGGCGGAGAAAAAATGGCAGTAGATACAGTGGAAAAATTTTTAAATGTTCCTGTGGATCACTATGTTAAAATTGATTTCAAAGGGTTTAAGGGAATTGTTGATGCTGTTGGTGGCATTACAGTTGATGTTCCTTTTGATTTCGAGGAGCGCTCTGATATAGATTATTATAAATTGATTCAATTTAAACAAGGTAAACAAGATTTGAATGGTGAAGAAGCACTAGCCTATGTTCGTATGCGAAAACAGGACCCTAATGGAGATTATGGCCGAGCTGCAAGACAGCGACAAGTACTCGCTGCAGTTGCACACAAATTAAACTCTGCTTCTACTGTCTTTAAAATTAAAGATTTAACAAAAGTTGTCGGAAAGTATATAAAAACCGATATCCCTATTTCGGACGGACTCGCTCTTTATACTAAATTATCTGGGTTCGATCCTTCAAACATACAAACGTTACAACTTGAAGGAGAAGATAAAAAAATAGGTGGTATATATTACTTCCTCCCAGATCCAACAAGTGTAGAGACTGCTCATAATGCTATTCTGAAAGAAATAGGAAAAGACAGCGTACAGTCGAATCCAAATGCAGCTTCCAAAACAGACTCTAATGTCAGTAACAATAACCATGAAAACTCAAATTCAGACCCAAGTGCGAATTCAAAGAAACAACCGGCTGAGAACAAAAATCCACCTCAACCACCGCCTTCCACGAATGCTCACGCAGAATGGATTATGAGAAATCAGCAATAGTCAATAAAAGAGCCAAATCCTTATAGGATTTGGCTCTTTTTCACTTATTTTTGAAAGTGTTGTAAGATCGCTTCTACAATACGCTCTGATGCACGGCCATCACCGTAAGGGTTAGATGCTTGCGCCATTTTGTCATGTGCTTCTTTATCGGATAATAATTCATCAGCAAGCGTAAAGATTGTTTCTTCATCTGTACCTGCTAATTTCAATGTGCCTGCTTCAATACCTTCTGGACGTTCTGTTGTATCACGAAGCACAAGAACTGGTACACCAAGAGATGGAGCTTCCTCTTGTACACCGCCAGAATCTGTTAACATTAAGTATGAACGAGCTGCAACATTATGGAAATCAATTACATCTAACGGTTCAATTAAATGAATGCGGCTATGATCACCTAAAATATCATTCGCTGTTTCACGAACAACAGGATTCATATGAACAGGATATACAACTTGTACATCTTCATGCTTATCAACAAGACGCTTAATCGCACGGAACATATTGCGCATTGGCTCACCTAAGTTTTCACGACGATGTGCAGTCATAAGAACAAGACGGTCATCTCCAAGTTTCTCTAATACAGGGTGACTATACGTTTCTTTTACAGTCGTTTTCAGCGCATCAATCGCTGTATTTCCTGTTACGAAAATACGTGCCTCGTCTTTATTTTCTTTCTGCAAGTTTGTTGCTGATTTTGTTGTAGGTGAGAAATGAAGATCAGCCATTACACCTGTTAATTGACGATTCATTTCTTCTGGATATGGAGAATACTTATCCCATGTACGAAGTCCTGCTTCAACATGCCCTACTGGAATTTGGTTATAGAAAGCAGCCAAACTCGCAATAAACGTAGTTGTTGTATCTCCATGTACAAGAACGATATGTGGTTTTGCTTCTTTCATTACTTTGTCTAAACCTTCTAAACCACGTGTTGTAATATCAATTAATGTTTGACGGTCTTTCATAATATTCAAATCGAAATCTGGTGTAATACCAAAGATATTTAATACTTGATCTAACATTTGACGGTGCTGTGCTGTTACAGTCACAATTGATTCGATTTTTTCAGAGTACTTTTGCAACTCTAATACAAGAGGTGCCATTTTAATTGCCTCTGGACGTGTTCCGAAAATCGTCATTACTTTTAAACGTTCAGTCATTTCACTGCCTCTTTTCTTTCACTAGTTACGATAACTATTATTACATATGAGAACGAATCTGGATTAAAAATATTCTCAATAAATAGTAGAAACCTTACTATTACAAATACTTTTTCTTCCTACAGAGTAATAATCCAATCTCTGGCTCTCAATATCCTCATTAGTATAGCAATTTCTCCCATCAAATAGAATAGGTTCTCTCATAAGCTTTACATACTGTTCTAACGGATAAGTACGTATAGATTCCCATTCTGTTACGATAAACACTGCACTAGCTTCCGTAATCGCTTCATCTATATGATCGGTATATTGTAGTCTCTCGCCAAATAAATCTTTTACATGAGGAATAGCCTCTGGATCGTATACAATGACATTCGCCCCCATCTTTACTAGCTCATTTATAATAATAAGCGATGGAGCTTCCCTAATATCATCCGTATTTGGCTTAAATGCAACACCAAGCACAGCCACCCGTTTCCCGCTCATATCCAAGACCTTCTTTGCCTTCTCAACAAGTAACAGCTGCTGCTTATTATTTACTTCAATTACCGCTTTTAATAAGCGAAAATCATGGGAAACATTCCCCGCAATTTGTACAAGCGCATTTGTATCTTTCGGAAAGCAAGATCCACCATACCCAACACCTGCTTGTAAAAAAGCTGAACCGATTCTCCGATCCAATCCCATACCAGCCGCTACTTCTAATATGTCAGCTCCGACTCTTTCACATATATTTGAAATTTCATTTATAAAACTAATCTTTGTTGCTAAAAAAGCATTAGATGCATATTTAATCATTTCCGCACTTCTAACATCTGTAATGTACGTTCTTATAAATAAC
The DNA window shown above is from Bacillus clarus and carries:
- a CDS encoding ComF family protein; protein product: MYCLLCDDYISCAVTWCSFFLHSQTKCICERCERKLSYIIGETCNECGRPLALLTAEYRIGSICRDCVRWEEDGVFQTVRNRSLYVYNDGMKEILAQFKFRGDAELVRIFRMPFMASFQKHFSNYEVVIPIPLSKEREYERGFNQAELLASCLSVLMPCTSLSRKETEKQSKKKRKERISGINPFYFQGEEMFTGQHILLVDDVYTTGITVRQVGKLLYDRGAQTVSSLTLCRG
- a CDS encoding YigZ family protein — encoded protein: MLLQYLTIKSCGENEIVIQKSKFICYISRATTEEEAQEFIQKIKKQHWNATHNCSAYLIGEQDQIQKANDDGEPSGTAGVPMLEVLKKRGLKDTVVVVTRYFGGIKLGAGGLIRAYGKCTSEGVNHVGVVERKLMRVMQTEIDYTLLGKVENELRNSEYAIKDIHYLENVTFDTYVEEDKKQLFINWMIELTNGKCTIEEGDMLYLEHDVIQ
- a CDS encoding LCP family protein, which translates into the protein MEERYYHLQKRRIKKKRRRKLFIFLIFAFLFGSVGLYMLNSYSSLMEMYSGFTRDKSKLRTEEVQIAKEPFTILIMGIEDYATDGQNGRTDSLMFATVNPISQKVSIMSIPRDSRVDIVGKNKQDKINAAHAYGGEKMAVDTVEKFLNVPVDHYVKIDFKGFKGIVDAVGGITVDVPFDFEERSDIDYYKLIQFKQGKQDLNGEEALAYVRMRKQDPNGDYGRAARQRQVLAAVAHKLNSASTVFKIKDLTKVVGKYIKTDIPISDGLALYTKLSGFDPSNIQTLQLEGEDKKIGGIYYFLPDPTSVETAHNAILKEIGKDSVQSNPNAASKTDSNVSNNNHENSNSDPSANSKKQPAENKNPPQPPPSTNAHAEWIMRNQQ
- a CDS encoding winged helix-turn-helix transcriptional regulator, translated to MEHNSCLCPKFESAFTLLSKKWTGLIIKSLLEEPKRFREIADIIPNMSDRMLSERLKELEGEGIVVRDVYPEVPVRIEYGLTDKGKALESVMNEVQNWAEKWVN
- the comFA gene encoding ATP-dependent helicase ComFA: MLAGRQMLFEELTLLKRELDDLERKGEVVCVKGVAKKSSKYICQRCGNIEQRLFASFLCKRCNEVCAYCRKCITMGRVSECTILVRGLSEIKGECTSNPLNWKGELSPGQNIAACGVVEAIKKKESFFIWAVCGAGKTEMLFYGIEEALRKGERVCIATPRTDVVLELAPRLQSVFPNILVAALYGGSLNREKEASLIISTTHQLLRYYRAFDVMILDEIDAFPYAADKMLHYAVEQATKKKAARIYLTATPEEKWKRNLQSGKQKGVIISGRYHRHPLPVPTFRWCGNWKKLLMRKRIPRILLQWLKRFLNKQYPIFLFVPHIRYVDEISSLLKQLDNRIEGVHAEDSQRKEKVAAFRKGEIPLLVTTTILERGVTVKNLQVAVLGAEEAIFSESALVQIAGRVGRSFENPDGDILYFHYGKTEAMIRAKKHIQSMNKKAKRQGLID
- a CDS encoding UDP-glucose dehydrogenase family protein, which encodes MKITVIGTGYVGLITGVGLAMLGHSVTCFDINKEKIEQIQEGILPIYEPDLDELVRTACDEGYLMFTANKIEAFAHVDYVFIAVGTPSLADGTADLAHIRDVCYDIGVYAKNNIIVVTKSTVPVGTNDLMREWIQERLQGRHELHIVSNPEFLREGSGVYDFFHGDRIVIGAQSREIAEQVKNLYSQLFIRTYITDVRSAEMIKYASNAFLATKISFINEISNICERVGADILEVAAGMGLDRRIGSAFLQAGVGYGGSCFPKDTNALVQIAGNVSHDFRLLKAVIEVNNKQQLLLVEKAKKVLDMSGKRVAVLGVAFKPNTDDIREAPSLIIINELVKMGANVIVYDPEAIPHVKDLFGERLQYTDHIDEAITEASAVFIVTEWESIRTYPLEQYVKLMREPILFDGRNCYTNEDIESQRLDYYSVGRKSICNSKVSTIY
- the wecB gene encoding non-hydrolyzing UDP-N-acetylglucosamine 2-epimerase, with protein sequence MTERLKVMTIFGTRPEAIKMAPLVLELQKYSEKIESIVTVTAQHRQMLDQVLNIFGITPDFDLNIMKDRQTLIDITTRGLEGLDKVMKEAKPHIVLVHGDTTTTFIASLAAFYNQIPVGHVEAGLRTWDKYSPYPEEMNRQLTGVMADLHFSPTTKSATNLQKENKDEARIFVTGNTAIDALKTTVKETYSHPVLEKLGDDRLVLMTAHRRENLGEPMRNMFRAIKRLVDKHEDVQVVYPVHMNPVVRETANDILGDHSRIHLIEPLDVIDFHNVAARSYLMLTDSGGVQEEAPSLGVPVLVLRDTTERPEGIEAGTLKLAGTDEETIFTLADELLSDKEAHDKMAQASNPYGDGRASERIVEAILQHFQK
- a CDS encoding DegV family protein produces the protein MKTAIVTDSTAYIPKHIRDELNIYMIPLNVVFGTESYQEEAEITADDFYVKVREQEELPKTSQPAIGKFVELFEELGKEYDAVISIHLSSGISGTYQTATTAGQMADGIEVYTYDSEISCEVQGFFVREGAKLASEGKSPEEILARFDEMKQTMDAYFVVDDLHHLQRGGRLNSAQAFIGSLLQVKPVLYFRDKIIIPFEKIRTRKKAIKRIVEIFDEQASKGVPMEAVIIHANREEEAKEWQQELEEEYPHVTIRISYFGAVIGTHLGEGSLGLGWYTK